Proteins found in one Deltaproteobacteria bacterium genomic segment:
- a CDS encoding DEAD/DEAH box helicase, producing MRFAHDRLARVLEVFPETEEDRKRLAKIVGPVRYNRHSKALIVPEFAAYSLERLPEAKPILDSLQTEPVAEDPLALLDCPFVDRLYPFQRKAAHRMIDPGGFGLWLDCGTGKSPTIMAAYTALKAAGRVRGMIVLGPNVASQIWTGEGSLLHEWTGEKGWEIKTGDRRYPPSEGVIFCSHSKTFRKPYQTWVEERIRSGLWILCIDEAQMIAGEMSRRFEVIRVWAQFAPWRWLASGTPVSNYPDSFRGLYSIMTRANFDPHAFQRWFKPSAAGGYVEKRLQDFGRILRRDSLRVTKSEAAPWLPPRTNQVLTVALKGRQKDLYAEFVQQGRVMLQSAEKEWSLKARGAFSELSRLTGLATHPGMLGDNCPDADIAKLETVRDLLKTTGNQKVVIWSWHPWVLDWIREMLEVGCVVYHGKIREQEKKEAVRRFNTDPAVKVFLGNPSAAGTALSLGAGTVAVYWDMGWRWVDYFQAGERIDRITRTMPITQYVLLGKGTIEEYMWEKVCLKIDLQALMFGTTPQEFSTMHWTPKEAWRVLNLWKG from the coding sequence TTGAGATTCGCCCATGACCGACTCGCCCGGGTTTTAGAGGTGTTCCCGGAGACGGAGGAGGACCGGAAGCGGCTAGCTAAGATTGTGGGGCCGGTGCGCTACAACCGGCACAGCAAAGCCCTAATCGTTCCCGAGTTTGCGGCCTACTCGCTGGAACGTCTTCCCGAGGCGAAACCGATCCTGGATTCGTTGCAGACTGAGCCCGTCGCCGAAGACCCGTTGGCCCTTCTGGATTGTCCCTTCGTGGATCGTCTCTATCCGTTCCAGAGGAAAGCCGCCCACCGAATGATCGACCCGGGGGGGTTCGGGCTTTGGTTGGACTGCGGGACAGGGAAGAGCCCGACCATCATGGCCGCATATACGGCTCTAAAGGCGGCTGGGCGAGTCCGGGGGATGATTGTCCTAGGTCCGAACGTTGCCTCGCAAATATGGACCGGAGAGGGCTCCCTGCTGCACGAATGGACCGGCGAGAAAGGCTGGGAGATCAAGACTGGGGATCGGAGGTATCCCCCATCCGAGGGGGTGATCTTCTGCAGCCATTCGAAGACTTTCCGCAAGCCCTATCAAACCTGGGTCGAGGAGAGAATCCGATCCGGCCTTTGGATCCTGTGCATAGACGAGGCCCAAATGATCGCCGGAGAAATGTCTCGCCGGTTCGAGGTCATTCGGGTTTGGGCCCAGTTCGCCCCGTGGAGGTGGCTTGCGTCGGGTACCCCTGTCTCGAACTACCCTGATTCGTTCCGGGGGCTCTACTCCATCATGACTCGGGCGAACTTCGACCCCCATGCCTTCCAGAGATGGTTCAAGCCATCGGCTGCCGGCGGATATGTCGAGAAGCGGCTCCAGGATTTTGGGAGGATTCTACGGCGCGACTCTCTACGGGTTACAAAGTCCGAGGCTGCCCCTTGGCTCCCTCCTCGGACCAACCAAGTTCTTACCGTGGCCCTGAAAGGACGCCAGAAAGACCTGTACGCCGAGTTCGTCCAACAAGGGCGAGTCATGCTCCAGTCGGCCGAAAAGGAATGGTCCCTGAAGGCACGAGGTGCCTTCTCGGAACTCTCCAGGCTGACCGGTCTGGCGACCCACCCGGGCATGTTGGGGGATAACTGCCCGGACGCCGATATTGCCAAACTGGAAACCGTCCGGGACCTGCTGAAGACTACGGGAAACCAGAAGGTTGTGATCTGGTCCTGGCATCCCTGGGTCCTGGACTGGATCCGGGAAATGCTGGAAGTGGGGTGTGTCGTCTACCACGGCAAGATCCGGGAGCAGGAGAAAAAGGAGGCGGTGCGCCGATTCAATACCGATCCTGCCGTGAAGGTCTTCCTGGGAAACCCTTCGGCTGCCGGAACGGCCCTCTCCTTGGGGGCCGGAACCGTGGCCGTCTACTGGGATATGGGCTGGAGGTGGGTGGACTACTTCCAAGCCGGGGAGAGAATCGACAGGATCACCAGGACCATGCCGATCACGCAGTATGTCCTCCTCGGGAAGGGCACCATCGAGGAATACATGTGGGAAAAGGTGTGTCTGAAAATCGACCTCCAGGCCCTCATGTTCGGAACTACCCCGCAAGAGTTTTCAACCATGCACTGGACGCCGAAGGAGGCATGGCGGGTTCTGAACCTCTGGAAAGGTTAG